In one window of Mytilus trossulus isolate FHL-02 chromosome 7, PNRI_Mtr1.1.1.hap1, whole genome shotgun sequence DNA:
- the LOC134725752 gene encoding axin-1-like isoform X2 — protein sequence MSLVDENELTETQSWVVSSNMTSSRVCQFLSESGGSNFTETAPRPPVPGEENEIQSNGGLSTKSSESHKSTKSCKSGGSNRDITTHSPAATPRRSMKDKSLISNQSCCVDDEDMTAPLGFEPEGSVSNSPPFTENSTPPYMKWAENLSYLLEDRDGVHLFKQFLENEDFKCYSVDFYFACEGLKRKPPDDVANIQSIIRAIHKKYIKTDKLPCISELTRHYIHEKLQKRTFAAGQGIFDKAQMEVEEHMRKNTYPLFLKSDLFVQYIQKEGERSPKSTSTSGSNSVRPVSGPLPTLLEDQELNNVSCCDMDGPPSASKTCVKRVVNEPFNFSYPSVPRVPSIPHTYQSYAPTSLQDSEIQSISSASDALTDDTRSQTDSSIDGDLYKHKRMRRKLRLKAEQNKESNFNQPFIPRTNRPPKDRNIAETDPKAFAEVLIDRLKKVEQKQENDERIRANMSRVLDESDIDNPGNRSMTSSFSQNNNTTSGSVLPLMTSTVIDEENADSILEEHCSRIWESSAQQTPSLSPGRHSPPNTKPKSPDRNKKMQSLPSASRTLHHKKRPDYHSSFDSGMGDEKAIETHRHIHHHHHHHHTKESRCKIESDAQKVYSGNDKGRGSRKHSDTESKFDSGVSMIDSIPSMPNMKDPSSEKVLNWMMDSDRMGGTNTADSDKASSQKRVRSTTSSTPAPRKQISKKSGHGASRSASVDRSAMMSAPPPPGAMPSQPFMQDPSMPILQPTSTTVQLEEAKRRLEESRTVPPVKSKSFGGIPAAKEKKPNTTSQGNMKPLPTTRTVPCDLDMSFDTIAVDKKKKSPNSSANTSGSTGEEIVIGYYFCQEPIPYKITVPGHNVTLAQFKHLIGRTGNYRYFFKKKSNEFGEEGAVYEEIKNDSEILPLWDGRIIAKVTKND from the exons ATGTCGTTAGTTGATGAAA ATGAGCTGACAGAAACCCAAAGCTGGGTTGTATCAAGCAACATGACATCTAGCAGGGTGTGCCAGTTTCTCTCAGAGAGTGGAGGTAGTAATTTTACGGAGACTGCTCCACGGCCACCCGTGCCAGGTGAAGAAAATGAGATTCAGTCAAACGGCGGATTATCAACAAAAAGTAGCGAATCTCATAAAAGTACCAAATCGTGTAAGAGTGGTGGATCAAATCGTGATATAACTACACATTCACCTGCTGCTACACCAAGGCGGTCTATGAAAGACAAGTCTCTCATATCTAACCAAAGTTGTTGTGTAGACGACGAAGATATGACAGCCCCCCTGGGTTTTGAACCAGAAGGGAGTGTGTCCAATTCTCCTCCTTTCACTGAGAATAGTACACCACCGTATATGAAATGGGCTGAGAACTTAAGTTATCTGTTAGAAGACAGAGATGGTGTCCATTTATTCAAACAGTTTTTAGAAAACGAggattttaaatgttattctgtggatttttattttgcatgtgAAGGATTAAAAAGAAAACCTCCAGATGATGTAGCTAATATACAAAGCATAATTCGAGCTATtcataaaaagtatataaaaactGATAAGTTACCATGCATCTCAGAACTGACTAGGCATTATATtcatgaaaaacttcaaaaacgaACTTTTGCGGCAGGTCAGGGGATATTTGACAAGGCTCAGATGGAGGTAGAGGAACATATGCGTAAAAATACATATCCATTATTCCTTAAAAGTGATctttttgttcaatatattCAAAAGGAAGGTGAAAGAAGTCCAAAAAGTACTAGTACTAGTGGTTCTAATAGTGTACGTCCAGTTTCAGGGCCTCTTCCTACTCTTTTGGAAGATCAGGAACTTAATAATGTGTCATGTTGTGATATGGATGGTCCACCCAGTGCTTCTAAAACCTGTGTGAAGAGAGTTGTGAATGAACCATTTAA TTTTTCATATCCATCGGTTCCAAGGGTACCCTCAATACCACATACCTACCAATCCTATGCTCCTACCTCTCTCCAAGACAGCGAGATCCAGAGCATTTCCAGCGCCAGCGATGCATTAACTGACGACACTCGTTCCCAGACAGATAGTAGCAT AGATGGGGATTTATATAAACACAAGAGAATGAGAAGAAAACTGAGACTGAAAGcagaacaaaataaagaaagtaACTTCAATCAGCCTTTTATTCCT AGAACAAATCGCCCGCCTAAAGATCGAAACATAGCAGAAACAGATCCTAAAGCTTTCGCAGAAGTATTAATAGACAGATTAAAGAAGGTTGAACAAAAGCAGGAAAATGATGAAAGGATTAGAGCTAACATGAGCAGAGTTTTAGATGAG agtgATATAGACAATCCTGGAAACAGGTCAATGACATCATCCTTTTCACAAAACAATAACACTACCTCCGGTTCAGTGCTACCTTTAATGACTTCTACTGTGATAGACGAGGAGAATGCTGATTCTATATTAGAGGAACATTGTTCTCGGATATGGGAAAGTTCGGCACAACAAACGCCCAGTCTGTCGCCTGGGAGACATAGTCCTCCAAATACAAAACCAAAGTCCCctgatagaaataaaaaaatgcaatccTTGCCGTCAGCTTCACGGACACTTCATCATAAAAAACGGCCTGATTATCATTCATCGTTTGATAGTGGAATGGGAGACGAAAAAGCTATTGAAACTCATCGTCATATACATCATCACCACCATCATCATCATACAAAAGAGTCTCGGTGTAAAATAGAAAGTGACGCTCAAAAGGTTTATAGCGGAAATGATAAAGGACGAGGCAGTCGTAAACATTCTGACACTGAAAGTAAATTTGATAGTGGTGTTAGTATGATTGATTCCATACCTTCAATGCCAAACATGAAAGATCCTTCATCAGAAAA GGTCCTTAATTGGATGATGGACAGTGATCGTATGGGTGGTACCAACACTGCAGATTCTGACAAAGCCTCATCACAGAAACGTGTTCGCTCTACTACTTCTTCCACGCCTGCTCCCAGGAAACAAAT ATCAAAGAAATCAGGTCATGGAGCAAGTCGTTCTGCTTCAGTGGATCGTAGCGCCATGATGAGTGCACCACCTCCACCTGGAGCTATGCCGTCACAGCCTTTTATGCAGGATCCATCCATGCCAATCCTCCAACCAACAAGTACAACCGTACAGCTGGAGGAAGCAAAGCGTCGGCTAGAAGAATCTCGCACAGTTCCCCCAGTCAAATCTAA GTCTTTCGGTGGTATTCCAGCTGCTAAGGAAAAGAAACCAAATACAACCTCCCAGGGTAACATGAAACCTCTACCTACAACCAGAACTGTTCCGTGTGATTTAGACATGTCATTTGATACTATTGCTGTAGA taaaAAGAAGAAGTCTCCTAACAGCAGTGCTAATACCTCAGGTTCTACTGGAGAAGAAATCGTGATAGGATATTATTTCTGCCAGGAACCTATACCATACAAAATAACAGTACCTGGTCATAATGTAACTCTAGCTCAGTTCAAACATCTGATTGGACGAACAGGAAACTATAG atattTCTTCAAGAAGAAGAGCAATGAATTTGGTGAGGAGGGAGCAGtgtatgaagaaataaaaaatgactCTGAAATTTTACCATTGTGGGATGGTCGAATTATTGCTAAAGTGACTAAGAATGATTAA
- the LOC134725752 gene encoding axin-1-like isoform X1 produces the protein MSLFQTLASSKPQCQHFNRRKKYELTETQSWVVSSNMTSSRVCQFLSESGGSNFTETAPRPPVPGEENEIQSNGGLSTKSSESHKSTKSCKSGGSNRDITTHSPAATPRRSMKDKSLISNQSCCVDDEDMTAPLGFEPEGSVSNSPPFTENSTPPYMKWAENLSYLLEDRDGVHLFKQFLENEDFKCYSVDFYFACEGLKRKPPDDVANIQSIIRAIHKKYIKTDKLPCISELTRHYIHEKLQKRTFAAGQGIFDKAQMEVEEHMRKNTYPLFLKSDLFVQYIQKEGERSPKSTSTSGSNSVRPVSGPLPTLLEDQELNNVSCCDMDGPPSASKTCVKRVVNEPFNFSYPSVPRVPSIPHTYQSYAPTSLQDSEIQSISSASDALTDDTRSQTDSSIDGDLYKHKRMRRKLRLKAEQNKESNFNQPFIPRTNRPPKDRNIAETDPKAFAEVLIDRLKKVEQKQENDERIRANMSRVLDESDIDNPGNRSMTSSFSQNNNTTSGSVLPLMTSTVIDEENADSILEEHCSRIWESSAQQTPSLSPGRHSPPNTKPKSPDRNKKMQSLPSASRTLHHKKRPDYHSSFDSGMGDEKAIETHRHIHHHHHHHHTKESRCKIESDAQKVYSGNDKGRGSRKHSDTESKFDSGVSMIDSIPSMPNMKDPSSEKVLNWMMDSDRMGGTNTADSDKASSQKRVRSTTSSTPAPRKQISKKSGHGASRSASVDRSAMMSAPPPPGAMPSQPFMQDPSMPILQPTSTTVQLEEAKRRLEESRTVPPVKSKSFGGIPAAKEKKPNTTSQGNMKPLPTTRTVPCDLDMSFDTIAVDKKKKSPNSSANTSGSTGEEIVIGYYFCQEPIPYKITVPGHNVTLAQFKHLIGRTGNYRYFFKKKSNEFGEEGAVYEEIKNDSEILPLWDGRIIAKVTKND, from the exons ATGTCTTTATTTCAAACCCTGGCTAGTTCTAAACCACAGTGTCAACATTTTAACAGAAGGAAAAAat ATGAGCTGACAGAAACCCAAAGCTGGGTTGTATCAAGCAACATGACATCTAGCAGGGTGTGCCAGTTTCTCTCAGAGAGTGGAGGTAGTAATTTTACGGAGACTGCTCCACGGCCACCCGTGCCAGGTGAAGAAAATGAGATTCAGTCAAACGGCGGATTATCAACAAAAAGTAGCGAATCTCATAAAAGTACCAAATCGTGTAAGAGTGGTGGATCAAATCGTGATATAACTACACATTCACCTGCTGCTACACCAAGGCGGTCTATGAAAGACAAGTCTCTCATATCTAACCAAAGTTGTTGTGTAGACGACGAAGATATGACAGCCCCCCTGGGTTTTGAACCAGAAGGGAGTGTGTCCAATTCTCCTCCTTTCACTGAGAATAGTACACCACCGTATATGAAATGGGCTGAGAACTTAAGTTATCTGTTAGAAGACAGAGATGGTGTCCATTTATTCAAACAGTTTTTAGAAAACGAggattttaaatgttattctgtggatttttattttgcatgtgAAGGATTAAAAAGAAAACCTCCAGATGATGTAGCTAATATACAAAGCATAATTCGAGCTATtcataaaaagtatataaaaactGATAAGTTACCATGCATCTCAGAACTGACTAGGCATTATATtcatgaaaaacttcaaaaacgaACTTTTGCGGCAGGTCAGGGGATATTTGACAAGGCTCAGATGGAGGTAGAGGAACATATGCGTAAAAATACATATCCATTATTCCTTAAAAGTGATctttttgttcaatatattCAAAAGGAAGGTGAAAGAAGTCCAAAAAGTACTAGTACTAGTGGTTCTAATAGTGTACGTCCAGTTTCAGGGCCTCTTCCTACTCTTTTGGAAGATCAGGAACTTAATAATGTGTCATGTTGTGATATGGATGGTCCACCCAGTGCTTCTAAAACCTGTGTGAAGAGAGTTGTGAATGAACCATTTAA TTTTTCATATCCATCGGTTCCAAGGGTACCCTCAATACCACATACCTACCAATCCTATGCTCCTACCTCTCTCCAAGACAGCGAGATCCAGAGCATTTCCAGCGCCAGCGATGCATTAACTGACGACACTCGTTCCCAGACAGATAGTAGCAT AGATGGGGATTTATATAAACACAAGAGAATGAGAAGAAAACTGAGACTGAAAGcagaacaaaataaagaaagtaACTTCAATCAGCCTTTTATTCCT AGAACAAATCGCCCGCCTAAAGATCGAAACATAGCAGAAACAGATCCTAAAGCTTTCGCAGAAGTATTAATAGACAGATTAAAGAAGGTTGAACAAAAGCAGGAAAATGATGAAAGGATTAGAGCTAACATGAGCAGAGTTTTAGATGAG agtgATATAGACAATCCTGGAAACAGGTCAATGACATCATCCTTTTCACAAAACAATAACACTACCTCCGGTTCAGTGCTACCTTTAATGACTTCTACTGTGATAGACGAGGAGAATGCTGATTCTATATTAGAGGAACATTGTTCTCGGATATGGGAAAGTTCGGCACAACAAACGCCCAGTCTGTCGCCTGGGAGACATAGTCCTCCAAATACAAAACCAAAGTCCCctgatagaaataaaaaaatgcaatccTTGCCGTCAGCTTCACGGACACTTCATCATAAAAAACGGCCTGATTATCATTCATCGTTTGATAGTGGAATGGGAGACGAAAAAGCTATTGAAACTCATCGTCATATACATCATCACCACCATCATCATCATACAAAAGAGTCTCGGTGTAAAATAGAAAGTGACGCTCAAAAGGTTTATAGCGGAAATGATAAAGGACGAGGCAGTCGTAAACATTCTGACACTGAAAGTAAATTTGATAGTGGTGTTAGTATGATTGATTCCATACCTTCAATGCCAAACATGAAAGATCCTTCATCAGAAAA GGTCCTTAATTGGATGATGGACAGTGATCGTATGGGTGGTACCAACACTGCAGATTCTGACAAAGCCTCATCACAGAAACGTGTTCGCTCTACTACTTCTTCCACGCCTGCTCCCAGGAAACAAAT ATCAAAGAAATCAGGTCATGGAGCAAGTCGTTCTGCTTCAGTGGATCGTAGCGCCATGATGAGTGCACCACCTCCACCTGGAGCTATGCCGTCACAGCCTTTTATGCAGGATCCATCCATGCCAATCCTCCAACCAACAAGTACAACCGTACAGCTGGAGGAAGCAAAGCGTCGGCTAGAAGAATCTCGCACAGTTCCCCCAGTCAAATCTAA GTCTTTCGGTGGTATTCCAGCTGCTAAGGAAAAGAAACCAAATACAACCTCCCAGGGTAACATGAAACCTCTACCTACAACCAGAACTGTTCCGTGTGATTTAGACATGTCATTTGATACTATTGCTGTAGA taaaAAGAAGAAGTCTCCTAACAGCAGTGCTAATACCTCAGGTTCTACTGGAGAAGAAATCGTGATAGGATATTATTTCTGCCAGGAACCTATACCATACAAAATAACAGTACCTGGTCATAATGTAACTCTAGCTCAGTTCAAACATCTGATTGGACGAACAGGAAACTATAG atattTCTTCAAGAAGAAGAGCAATGAATTTGGTGAGGAGGGAGCAGtgtatgaagaaataaaaaatgactCTGAAATTTTACCATTGTGGGATGGTCGAATTATTGCTAAAGTGACTAAGAATGATTAA
- the LOC134725752 gene encoding axin-1-like isoform X3, with translation MTSSRVCQFLSESGGSNFTETAPRPPVPGEENEIQSNGGLSTKSSESHKSTKSCKSGGSNRDITTHSPAATPRRSMKDKSLISNQSCCVDDEDMTAPLGFEPEGSVSNSPPFTENSTPPYMKWAENLSYLLEDRDGVHLFKQFLENEDFKCYSVDFYFACEGLKRKPPDDVANIQSIIRAIHKKYIKTDKLPCISELTRHYIHEKLQKRTFAAGQGIFDKAQMEVEEHMRKNTYPLFLKSDLFVQYIQKEGERSPKSTSTSGSNSVRPVSGPLPTLLEDQELNNVSCCDMDGPPSASKTCVKRVVNEPFNFSYPSVPRVPSIPHTYQSYAPTSLQDSEIQSISSASDALTDDTRSQTDSSIDGDLYKHKRMRRKLRLKAEQNKESNFNQPFIPRTNRPPKDRNIAETDPKAFAEVLIDRLKKVEQKQENDERIRANMSRVLDESDIDNPGNRSMTSSFSQNNNTTSGSVLPLMTSTVIDEENADSILEEHCSRIWESSAQQTPSLSPGRHSPPNTKPKSPDRNKKMQSLPSASRTLHHKKRPDYHSSFDSGMGDEKAIETHRHIHHHHHHHHTKESRCKIESDAQKVYSGNDKGRGSRKHSDTESKFDSGVSMIDSIPSMPNMKDPSSEKVLNWMMDSDRMGGTNTADSDKASSQKRVRSTTSSTPAPRKQISKKSGHGASRSASVDRSAMMSAPPPPGAMPSQPFMQDPSMPILQPTSTTVQLEEAKRRLEESRTVPPVKSKSFGGIPAAKEKKPNTTSQGNMKPLPTTRTVPCDLDMSFDTIAVDKKKKSPNSSANTSGSTGEEIVIGYYFCQEPIPYKITVPGHNVTLAQFKHLIGRTGNYRYFFKKKSNEFGEEGAVYEEIKNDSEILPLWDGRIIAKVTKND, from the exons ATGACATCTAGCAGGGTGTGCCAGTTTCTCTCAGAGAGTGGAGGTAGTAATTTTACGGAGACTGCTCCACGGCCACCCGTGCCAGGTGAAGAAAATGAGATTCAGTCAAACGGCGGATTATCAACAAAAAGTAGCGAATCTCATAAAAGTACCAAATCGTGTAAGAGTGGTGGATCAAATCGTGATATAACTACACATTCACCTGCTGCTACACCAAGGCGGTCTATGAAAGACAAGTCTCTCATATCTAACCAAAGTTGTTGTGTAGACGACGAAGATATGACAGCCCCCCTGGGTTTTGAACCAGAAGGGAGTGTGTCCAATTCTCCTCCTTTCACTGAGAATAGTACACCACCGTATATGAAATGGGCTGAGAACTTAAGTTATCTGTTAGAAGACAGAGATGGTGTCCATTTATTCAAACAGTTTTTAGAAAACGAggattttaaatgttattctgtggatttttattttgcatgtgAAGGATTAAAAAGAAAACCTCCAGATGATGTAGCTAATATACAAAGCATAATTCGAGCTATtcataaaaagtatataaaaactGATAAGTTACCATGCATCTCAGAACTGACTAGGCATTATATtcatgaaaaacttcaaaaacgaACTTTTGCGGCAGGTCAGGGGATATTTGACAAGGCTCAGATGGAGGTAGAGGAACATATGCGTAAAAATACATATCCATTATTCCTTAAAAGTGATctttttgttcaatatattCAAAAGGAAGGTGAAAGAAGTCCAAAAAGTACTAGTACTAGTGGTTCTAATAGTGTACGTCCAGTTTCAGGGCCTCTTCCTACTCTTTTGGAAGATCAGGAACTTAATAATGTGTCATGTTGTGATATGGATGGTCCACCCAGTGCTTCTAAAACCTGTGTGAAGAGAGTTGTGAATGAACCATTTAA TTTTTCATATCCATCGGTTCCAAGGGTACCCTCAATACCACATACCTACCAATCCTATGCTCCTACCTCTCTCCAAGACAGCGAGATCCAGAGCATTTCCAGCGCCAGCGATGCATTAACTGACGACACTCGTTCCCAGACAGATAGTAGCAT AGATGGGGATTTATATAAACACAAGAGAATGAGAAGAAAACTGAGACTGAAAGcagaacaaaataaagaaagtaACTTCAATCAGCCTTTTATTCCT AGAACAAATCGCCCGCCTAAAGATCGAAACATAGCAGAAACAGATCCTAAAGCTTTCGCAGAAGTATTAATAGACAGATTAAAGAAGGTTGAACAAAAGCAGGAAAATGATGAAAGGATTAGAGCTAACATGAGCAGAGTTTTAGATGAG agtgATATAGACAATCCTGGAAACAGGTCAATGACATCATCCTTTTCACAAAACAATAACACTACCTCCGGTTCAGTGCTACCTTTAATGACTTCTACTGTGATAGACGAGGAGAATGCTGATTCTATATTAGAGGAACATTGTTCTCGGATATGGGAAAGTTCGGCACAACAAACGCCCAGTCTGTCGCCTGGGAGACATAGTCCTCCAAATACAAAACCAAAGTCCCctgatagaaataaaaaaatgcaatccTTGCCGTCAGCTTCACGGACACTTCATCATAAAAAACGGCCTGATTATCATTCATCGTTTGATAGTGGAATGGGAGACGAAAAAGCTATTGAAACTCATCGTCATATACATCATCACCACCATCATCATCATACAAAAGAGTCTCGGTGTAAAATAGAAAGTGACGCTCAAAAGGTTTATAGCGGAAATGATAAAGGACGAGGCAGTCGTAAACATTCTGACACTGAAAGTAAATTTGATAGTGGTGTTAGTATGATTGATTCCATACCTTCAATGCCAAACATGAAAGATCCTTCATCAGAAAA GGTCCTTAATTGGATGATGGACAGTGATCGTATGGGTGGTACCAACACTGCAGATTCTGACAAAGCCTCATCACAGAAACGTGTTCGCTCTACTACTTCTTCCACGCCTGCTCCCAGGAAACAAAT ATCAAAGAAATCAGGTCATGGAGCAAGTCGTTCTGCTTCAGTGGATCGTAGCGCCATGATGAGTGCACCACCTCCACCTGGAGCTATGCCGTCACAGCCTTTTATGCAGGATCCATCCATGCCAATCCTCCAACCAACAAGTACAACCGTACAGCTGGAGGAAGCAAAGCGTCGGCTAGAAGAATCTCGCACAGTTCCCCCAGTCAAATCTAA GTCTTTCGGTGGTATTCCAGCTGCTAAGGAAAAGAAACCAAATACAACCTCCCAGGGTAACATGAAACCTCTACCTACAACCAGAACTGTTCCGTGTGATTTAGACATGTCATTTGATACTATTGCTGTAGA taaaAAGAAGAAGTCTCCTAACAGCAGTGCTAATACCTCAGGTTCTACTGGAGAAGAAATCGTGATAGGATATTATTTCTGCCAGGAACCTATACCATACAAAATAACAGTACCTGGTCATAATGTAACTCTAGCTCAGTTCAAACATCTGATTGGACGAACAGGAAACTATAG atattTCTTCAAGAAGAAGAGCAATGAATTTGGTGAGGAGGGAGCAGtgtatgaagaaataaaaaatgactCTGAAATTTTACCATTGTGGGATGGTCGAATTATTGCTAAAGTGACTAAGAATGATTAA